The Apostichopus japonicus isolate 1M-3 chromosome 12, ASM3797524v1, whole genome shotgun sequence sequence AGGAAAGCACttcataattttaatattaatacaattCAGGGGTCATTCATTCCAATTATCTTCTTGTAGGTTAATTACCTCCCTCGATAAGAGATTAATTTTACATTGAACTTAACACATAGGGcttttatatgaatatattatttGTAAATGAGATTTGTGCTAATAACGGTCAAAGTATTACCGGTGTTCAACAGAAcagaaagaaagacaaataaaaataaataataatttttatttttacaaatttaatttcttgGTATTAGCTGATTGAAGGCATGATTTATGCCACTTTGTCGTCTATCGTTTATCCAGCCGTTTTTCATCCTTTATcagtaatattttttatatatagctATTGAGATTGTTATTTTAAGAAATTGCTGGGCACCAACTGAGTAAgtgcgatcaatcgaaagtacTGACTGTCTATATGTGTATCTCAAtgtattttaagtttgtttgaGTTTCAGTTAGCCCCTAAAAATATCCAACTATGAACGTAACATCAAAACTTCtaacatttacacatatatGATAAACGTTAGCTAAAATCTAAAACTGAATTTATAGTTTGGCTACAATTTCACACAAAAGAATATGGAAAGTCCATGTCCATGACCCCAGTGACTCTCCAGCACAAGCAGAAGTCATACAGGTAAAACCCCTTACAAACAATGTGAATAGCAAGAAGGCTACCAATTGTTAAATCACTCACGTTTGTTGATTGAATTACTAATTGATGCTTTCGATAATATTAAAATGGTTGATTGCAGTAGCTGTATTGAAAAAAACATACGATGTAGGTACAATAAGAACAAACAATATATGGAGTTGAATTTCTTATCTCTAATGCTTGTTATATGACAACAATGATGTCACGACTAACTTGTTTGCAATTTTCCAAGTTTGACAATTATTGTATATCCTACCAACTCCTTTCTATCCGATTTTCCTCCCAAGATTTATTTAGCTGATATGTATCGAGTGGTAATTCCCGACTATATGTTATTTTCCAGTTGCATGCACAGATTCCTATAATATCTTAATATCTTGAGATAATAGAGGTGGTACTTCGTTGCTAGGCAACATGGCTAATTGTCCCTTTAGGGAAGCTGACACCGTAAACTTTGAACAATAAATAATTAGTCCTTTGGATATGTTGTTGAAGGCTAACCTACAATTACTCTAGCCAAGGAGCTACCAACATTAAACCTGTATAACTATATGTCAATGATCTGTTTATGCTATGCTAGGCTTAGGTAATGGATGGGCTTACAGAAAATACTCAATGAGGAAATTGGTGCACTGTAAACATTAGTTAGTCACGAATGGCAAAATTCTAGTCACAGTGACTAGATTTAGCTAGTCATTACCAATTCGTTAGTTGCAGACCAATTTGCATGGTCGCTCGACTAACATAAATTAGTCACATAAATTTGTACGAACTTTGTTGACAATCACTATGCATGTCATGTATGTAAGCGTGACGAGAATGTTCTagtcttctgtttgtttactttctatagCTTTCAGCTttgaccaatgacgtcattatttttACCCAATCATCGTACCGTAGAATACCGTCTGCTCAGCTGATCAGAGATCAAAAATTCAGACGACGGCCGCCgattatatgtatactgtatacacgtacgtacgtacgtacgtggtaCGTGGTACATTGCGTAACTGCAGATAGAAAAGTGCTATCAGCAAATAAGAAGATTCTTAACCACTTAACCAAATTTCAGAAGCATTTTCAAAATGTCGTCAGTTCGGTAAGTTCAATCAcaactgaaattttattaaataataattgacaTAATGTTCAAGGAAGGTTTGAATATCCGCGATATGTTTTGCTGGaaagtatttattaattaataacgttaggcctcaGTAAGCATAACTGTTGCCAACGCTAGGCCGAAACTAGGAGTTAAGTCTATAGTAGCAGTAATACACACTTATACGACAATtatgatataaatgtgtatgATTAGCTAGTATACTATATTCTATAATGTTGCGAAAGCCTGTGGTGTAGGCTAGCCTACGTCAAGTTTCTAGACACTTCGTGGACACGCCACCCCAGCCTGCATTTCGTGCACTCTGAACTGAAGAACTTCGTCGTGGAATTTACTTTAGGTCTTAGGCCTAGAAGGTACTTTAAATTCTTGGCGTACCTTCGGTGTGAGTATAAAATGAAATGCAGCCTGGACACCAACTAGTCCACTACCAACTCAGACTCGTCCACACGCCAACTACTAGTCAACTCTCCCTGTTGGTGTCAGGTCCACTAGCTACCAACTCGATCACTAACAACTCATTCACTACCATTATACCAAGTAGTTCACTCCCCTATTCGTTAACTCGCCAACCCGTGCTCTACATATGCATACCTATTATCAGCAAACTCCAACCAATAACACTAAAAAGCTTCTTGTTGTAAATTGTACAGTAtgcagtatatacagtagtaagGCCCTAACTTGTCCCCATGTGCGTTTCacttaccatatatatatttcatcacAAGGGCAGTTCTGACATATCTTTTCCCCCATAGAGGCTAGGAGGCCTATATCATTTTCTTACATTGAAACATTTGCTGTacagtgatgggggggggggggactaacaTAGCATATATGTTGTGATCCCTTACCTAAGAACATTTCTTATATCGGTCACCCCACCAAAAGAAAATACCCCACATCtaaaaaattattaattaataatcaataataaaaaatcaataataaGCATAGCCAGGACTGAACTTTAGGGGGCATGACATCCAACTGTGGGCATTCAAATATTGTAGGCGAGTTGGTAGTAGACGAGTTGACATAGTGACTAGAGACTCTTTTGGATGAATTGTATCAATTAAATGCAAAATCATGTCATGATATTTAGAAACAACTGACCTAGCCTATGTTACCGATCGGATCTTAAAATTTGGGATCTAGCTTATTCCTATTTTCCAGTACCATATTGGTCAGAAAATAATGTTTGGCACAGGTGTAGGCCATAATTGGTATTGATTGAATATTTTCTATTAGGATAATTGAGAAATATAAGAAAGTTCAACCAGACTTGACAAGTTTGTGTTGTTATGGGATAACTAACAGTACGGTACATGTGTTCCAAGTCCTTTTTTCACGAGGATTAACAATGAAGTCTGGTGAGTTTTGGTGACCAGCCAATACATGCAGTTGTTGAGTTCACAAAGAATGACCAAAATTAATAGTTAATAAAGATGCTCAAAAGTAACAGTTTTTATCATTTTGAGAAACTCACAGAATGATACAGCAATTTCATGCAGTTTACTTTTTCATGCATTTATGTGTTATTAAAATTTGTTACAGTTATTTTCCATTTGTCTCATGCAGATATACCATTTCATTGAACAGGGAGATTGCCATATCAGCTTCTCAATTGTGCTAGAGATTATATTACATGCCtatgttcattttcatttaacacCAAAATTTCCTGTCCATTTTCatgatatattttacaaatgaatgtaaaaaagaaatgaaggaATTGGTAACATATTTTTGAGCAGAATTTATTGAACATCTAGCTGCCACTACCACAATGCTAACTTCGGTCATCTATCTTTTACAACCTTGGGCGAAATAGTTAATAGCAAAATTTTCAAACGTATTAACAATATAGTTGACATTTCAAACTTCAACACTATGGTAAATTTCCCATGTTGTCAGTGCCAGTTCACCACACAAAGCTTTTTAAAGTTATTACGACATTATAGATACATGCATAAAAGTCCAGACAGTAAAATCACTTGTAACATAAACAGTTGTCATCGTACTTTCAGTTCAACAAGGAGCTTTCAAAGACATATCAGACAAAAGCATTCTCTATTTTGGGCCCAATATGGTAGACAAAGAAATGATGCAAATATTAATGTCAACAATGATGATGAACAGATTGATGACTTTGAACAAGAAGAACATCCAAATCCTGTTGGCCAGTTGAATAATCCTAATCTTGTTGCAGTTGAAAGTAGCACAGAAGAGCAAGTTGCAGCATTTCTTATTGGTTTGCGAGAAAACTTTAAAGTTTGCCATGAAGCTTGTAACTTTGTTGCCACTGAGATGCAAAATCTGCTTCTCGAGTTCAGTGCCGATATGCAAATGAAAGTTAACTCTGcacttcaaaatgaaaatattgatcCTACTCTGATGGATCATTACAACATATTTGGGGAAAGCTCCCTTTGGAGGTCATTGGATCATTTCAGTGATGCAAGGCATGTAAATTCTTTCTGTGCACAAACTTTGGATTTTGTTGAACCAGTTGAATACCTATTGGGAGTTGGAGCAAATGGCAAAGAAAAAACTTttcaatatattgatatattggaAACGATCAAGTTATTGCTCAAACAGGATGACATTTTTGCTGAGGTGGTAAATGGACATCTAAGTCCTGACAGCTCCCTACAGGACTATTGCGATGGGGCTCTTTGTAAAAATAACCCATTATTGGCTGAatcacaaaatattcaaattcaaCTGTATCATGACGACTTTTGTGTGGCTAATCCACTtggaaataaagtaaaaaatctGAAGTTTTCAGCATTCTATTTTCTCATTGGTAACATAAGCCCAAAGTTGAGATCAAAATTGCATGTTATTCAACTGTCTTTGCTGTGTCAAACTGAATGTGTTAAAGAATTTGGACTTCACAAAGTGTTAGCCCCTCTGGTAGCAGACCTCAAAAAATTGGAAAGAGATGGCATTATTGTTGAGAAAGATGGTGCTGAACATAATATCAAGGGTACTCTTTCCATGATTGTAGCAGACAATTTGGCTGCACATACTGTTGGTGGCTTTCAAGAGAGTTTCAACACCTTTCGTCCCTGTAGGTTCTGCCTTGTAACAAGAGGGGAAATAAAGGAACACATGAATGCAAATTCAGTTACGAAAAGGACAAGTGCATCATATGACCAACAAGCCAGGATGGCAGAAAACATTCCAGAAATTGCTGGGATGTATGGTCTTAAGAAATCATCCATTTTTAATGTGTTGCAGTATTTCCATGTAGTTAATGGGTTACCTTCAGATATTGCACATGACTTATTTGAAGGCATTGTACCTTGTGTATTGGAAAAAGTAATTTTGCATTGTGTTcaagaaaatttattttctcttgaACAACTCAACACAGAAATTGACATCTTCCCATATGAAGGCACAGACAAGGTTAATAAGCCTACAAAGATGAAAACTAATGTTCACAGGTTCAAAGTGAAACAAAATGCCATTCAAACATGGTGTCTTTTAAGGCTTCTTCCATTGATGGTTGGTAAGCATGTGCCAGTTGGTGACAACATTTGGAAGTTGTTACAGCTGATTGCTGACGTTGTGGAGTTAGTTGTGGCTCCACACACAAATGTTGTCCTAAGTGAATTTTTAGCTGATTTAATAGAGTCAttcttaatttattattttgtgttatttccGAATGACTCTATGACTCCCAAGTTCCACTACATGATCCATTATCCCCATCAGATGCTGCAGTTTGGTCCATTAGTGCATTGCTGGACATTACGATTTGAAGGGAAACATCTGTATTTTAAGGAATTGTCACATAGAACAAAGAATAGAAGGAATATTTGCAAAACACTGGCAAACAGGCATGAATATTATCAGTCTTGGTTTCGAACtaaaagaaattttctttcaaaggGACATGTTGAACATTCTTTTGGCAACTTGTATCCTATCAGGTTAATGCTTAAGTCCATCCAGGATGTGTTGCTACCAGTTACTGGTGAAGCAGAAATGGTCTACACAGCAAAGAAAGCTGAATGCAATGGTACTTCCTATTGGAAAGGATGTGCAGTGACAACTGATGTAGGTCCAGAGGGTTTAATTAAATTTGGCATTGTTGAACTTATTTGCCTGATTGGTGGTACGGTTTATTTTGTGTGTAGGCAAACTACTACATCTGATTACTGCAATCATCTTCATGCTTACGTCCTCAATGGCACCGGCCAATATTCACTAAGAACTACTGACAGTCTTCTGGATCACTATCCTCTCAGTGTGTATCCATGCCAGGGAAATGAACAAAGTATTGTAGTAATTAGACATTACATCCTACTACCATAGTAGTGCCTTTGGGTCTTATGGCTAGTTTTTGGTGACATTTAAGCATACACCACTGTCAATGGGTTGTAAACATACCTGTACATACCACCACTAACTCTCTCATTTGACTCAACCAAAACACAGTCGTGTATAAATTTGTTGTCAGGACTGTCAGATAGCCAAAAATCAGATTTGCTTCAACCTTCACAATATTGATTCACATTTGTCAACAttcaataataaaattaaaaaaatatggcaaggaatcactatgcACAGTTGCGTGCTTGTTTATTCTCTTGATTCGTTCTCTCTCATTAAATACAATCACAAATGGGACAGACAAGAATTATTCTTAAGGCTCAATTatttaaataaacatatattattgAAAATCAAAACAGCTCACCATTATTGAATGAAATTGCCACACTGGTAAGTGGTAGTTTGACTATGTGCAATAAATTCTGCAAGTAAACATGTTCCTACAGTAAATCCTAAATGGCACAATGGAGCGGCATTTAATTACCTGGTATGTGTTCGTTTTGCTATGAAAATTTATATCTTGTATTCCAGATATCTTTTCATGTAtggcaatgaaaacaaaaaaatagaaagagaaGGCAGTAATACAAAAGAACAATTGGAAGTCAAGGCTTCTGAAGTGTTCCAACTGAAGGAAAAATTTAAGCTGCAGTGTTGGGATAGGAGCTTTGAAGAATGGAGGGACCTTGAACCCCAAGAAGCATTTCCAACTAACACAAAGTCTTTGATAATTTTGTTATCTGCTTCTCAATGCACTTCAAGTTCTAATCGGTAAGAATTTTTGTTACTCCTATCCATGTCCAAAGTGGTAAAATAATGCCAAATTTGGCTAATTCTGGCCAAACAATGGAAAAAATAGTAACAGACGCATAGTGActcaaatttgcaaaatatgctCAGCAGACATGTTTTTAGCTCACATATTAAGTGGGAGCTATCGTGATCTTACTGCGTCTATCCATCTCTATCACTCTGtcaacaatttgtttcaaagttaCCTCCTGCATAGTGCATACATACTTGGACAGAATTTGATGAAACTTGGACACGATTTATCGTTCAAGTAGGTAGGATTTAGattgtttactactgtacaGCCCACGTCCAGCAACGCATCACTCAGCCTATAGACTGTCAGTATCTGATCGACTGTTGTTACAACACCGTTCAAAATGCATTGCACTGACATTTAGCTACGAGTCTCATTTGTTTTCCGGGTACATTATTAGAaacttttatttatatatttatttattttacattaaaGGGTATactcggttagcgtaaagctaatCTCCCCCCGAGGCcctgaaataaaataactaagagtgaaatgaaaaaatataatcatataaaataataattataataataaaaaaataagacgacaatgaatataaaatagaaagtttAAAAGTATTTGAAGACTTGGCATTCTTACACTTCATTGATAATTCGTTCCATTCCTTAAGAGCAacatatgaaaatgtttcttgGTGATACTGGGTATTACCACCCTctaaaaatgaattatttcgTGTGGTGGACCTTACACTTGCTTGGGTATACTGTAACTAaacaagggaaagttggacttaactcaaacttggtatatagattttttttgaataagtacagttaggatggtcatACAGACTTAGGATGGTCataggtcacctgtgggccgttatgggccattttgtggaaatacgcaaaatgcttcttctcctacagattccatggtacaatgttgagggtttgtcacgatagtactatggaagttttaccttcagggtgttcatgaatttgagatcaaagatcaactaggggtcttttgtggcccgggccgcggccctatattttcaaattgctcctgttcgtacagtgtatggccagttataatgaaacttggtctcgacgttcctcgggatgagagttacgaggggtgttcggaaaattgaggtcaatggtcatttagggggtcatctggggtcattctttgtaatattttcaaatatctcaatctccccaagattttgatggatcatattcaaagttgaactgatgattgttggattgtgtatgaataaggtgatgcctaataatttttggtcaaaagttaattaattacaattaatcccaattgtttaaaaaaatctgagccttcacctattgccaaagctcctttaatttgtctcccagtctctgcagtgtttgtttacatttgtggttaagctctgcagaggctgttagtggaattaaagcaggactgggagttgttattaactgttgaactgtaagcatgggagccctatagccaatcatcacttgccgattcttagaagtctttgagccgtatgtaggcagccagccaaaattttggcaaggagtgcttcaggtctgctcaggtagaggggagaaagtttaatagggtaggtcagtggtattgtttgagagagtgggtaaaataggatttaaaggcggaaaataggaattatagccagtggtgtggccaggattctgctaacggaggggggggggggggttatccctcatgggcccaaaattggtggaatttgaaaaatggcctgaaatttggtgggccataaagttttgtgggccctacatttttaagctcgaaaaggtatgagcttctgcaccattggtgctctagtttgtgtcaagaggttggcatctctggTTATAtgtatcattattttgtttgtacAGATGCCCTCTTGCTAGTGACGTGTCACCATCACTTTTGACAGATCCACCACCAAACCTCCCAACCTCATCTGCAAGTACAATTTTTTCAACTCGTACTGACTCCAACTGGGACCTTCATTTTCAGCTACCAGAGTTTTCATCGGCTATTGTTGATAAACTTCAAACTGGGTCTCCACCTCTGAAAGAAGCAGAACGGTCTGCGATGCTGGAAGCCATCTACAATGCAGTCAAAGTATATACTTAGTAAGTGCATTTTGAGGGAATAAATAGTTCAGTagaagaaataaatttgatatgtGCCAGTTTGTGCAGTGCAATTACCTTTTGATGTTTTaacatggcaaggaatcactaaacaTTTTGGTTTTCTGGTTTATTTTTTGATAGTTACCCGAAGACTATGCAGTATGAGCGTATTATTCAGAAGTTGTTTAAAGTCTACCCCAAGCTTGCCAACCAGCCAAATATGTCAACAGGAGATGTTCAGGTATGtcagcagtatatatatatttagtgagCATTTTTTCATGAGGGGGTTTGAATGCCTGCTCTGACAGATCCATGGtctaatttttcttcttttctctgtttaggttgggggggggggggatgggatggAGTAGGGAAAGCAAAATTAGTGTTGAGAGTACCAAAAGCATGGTAAAGTAATTAAATGTAATGCATGTTTGGGAGATAAGTAGGAGAAAGAACGCAGATAACATTTTTTTGAGCGGGTAACCATGTGGGCAACTATTTACAGATAGGTAATGAAGTGAAAATCTGTACTACCTCATTAACTAACCAATTTGTCCATGTTACTTACAACTGTACATAGACATGGACATGGatgctattgtatgctttatttCTCATCCAATATTACTTTTTTATCAGCCTAGCTCACCATTCTCCATGGGCACGCTCCCTTTCATACCCCCTCGACAGAAAATGGCTACATTGCTTAAAAGTTTGGTCGAGTAGTGTGAGTAGAATTAAATTATTCAATTAGGAAAAAGTTGAGTAATGTAAATAAACACTAATTGTCAGTTTACTTTATTTTGCAGTCCATCTGGAAAATCAGACTTcaatacaaattttcaaatgcAAGGAAGAGGGAGGACAGCTCACTCCCTGTGGTGCAGTCACGGAAAAGAGTGAGACCATCTCTTCATCTTTCCCAAGTGCCTGCTGCCCGAAAAACTCCACCACAATGGGGTATGATTAACTATCTCCCACAAAGACAAGAATCAGAGGATGACAAGTCCATTGAAT is a genomic window containing:
- the LOC139977305 gene encoding uncharacterized protein; this translates as MSSVRYLFMYGNENKKIEREGSNTKEQLEVKASEVFQLKEKFKLQCWDRSFEEWRDLEPQEAFPTNTKSLIILLSASQCTSSSNRCPLASDVSPSLLTDPPPNLPTSSASTIFSTRTDSNWDLHFQLPEFSSAIVDKLQTGSPPLKEAERSAMLEAIYNAVKVYTYYPKTMQYERIIQKLFKVYPKLANQPNMSTGDVQSIWKIRLQYKFSNARKREDSSLPVVQSRKRVRPSLHLSQVPAARKTPPQWGMINYLPQRQESEDDKSIESHIQWLRRENAKKKPHYSRVTEAMSATFSDRRQLIVKEGVSVKQVQELYPWLFDEDEIILEFQRIGSSSITDLIHDGFTKYADAIVTTVKNKKSRPNLVDKAIGDILKYKDESTRHEATKYAAVIAVPTLVNEKLENMLSVVDETHEVKLPVIMEMFEGEEEVSSYTVKVDGFKVTESSNLMSAFAVYLATFYIFNLVYPTALKKTLNFYQRMILNIQDGLAVDKTVMRVVEKINMNM